Sequence from the Malaciobacter pacificus genome:
TATATTCATATTTTTTTTTGGATAAAATATCTAAAATATATAAGTAAGGAAATTAAATGGCAGAATTTAATAATGTATCGATTGCAAAAGCTGCAAACGTATTATTTGATGGAAACATTACAAGTAGAACTATAGTTTTCCCTGATGATTCAAGAAAAACTTTAGGAATTATGTTACCAGGAGAATATGAATTAAACACTGTTCATAAAGAAGTTATGGATATTCAAAGAGGTACATTAGAAGTTATGTTACCAGCAGAAGATTGGGTAAAATTTGAAGGGCCAGCAACTTTTGAGATTCCTGCAAATTCAAAATTTAAATTAAGAGTTCATTCATTAGTTGATTATTGTTGTTCTTTTATTAAAAATAAAATTTAATTCTCGGCATTTAATTACAATGCGATAAATCGCATTGTATTACGAGAGTTTAGTAAAGCATACTTTCTTTAATCTCTTCAAATTTTAAAACTTTTTTACCAAAATGATCATTTAAAAACTTTTGAGCTTTCTCTTTTGAAACAAAAGGTATTAATTCTTCACCCATAGGTCCATAGATATTTGAGCCAATTACATAAAATGCTTCTTTTGCACTAATAGCATTTAGTGTATAGTAATCAGTAACTTTTATATCTTTAAACTCATCTTTAGAGTGATTATGTGCAAATTTTGAAGGATTAAAATAAAACTTCATCATATCCTTAACTCCATCAAAATAGTGAGTATGGGCTTCTTTTATATTAATACTAGCAACCCACTTTGGATATTTTGCAACAAACATCCCACATACTGGACATTTTGCATCTGCTGGTACATTAATGATTTTATTTTTATCAACAGCTAGTAAAGGATTATATAAATAAATAGCAACCGCTTGTTGCATTTGAGGTTTTAAATTTTTACAAACTTTATTATCTATTAGATACTGTTTTGCTTCACCAATAGAGTTAAATTCTTTACTTACCTCTTTACATAGAGATTCATAAATTTTTTTCCCTTTTTGTGCTACTTTTATTCTTTTTTGATTAATAGCTTTGTCATCATTTTTAAAGTCATCTTTTGCGATTTTTAATGCTTCATTGTAGTTATGAATCTCTCCTCCAAACTCTTTTTGAAACTCTTTAGCTTCCTTTTCACTCAAAAATGCATATTTACTAACCATACTCATAGTTCCTTTTTTTGAACTCCCTACAACATAAAAGGCACTTTTGGCATCAATTAGTTCTAAACTATTAGTATCAACTACCTGAACATGTTTAATTTTTTCTTTGAAAGCTTCATCAACTTTTGCTTGACAATGTATTGAACAGTATTGTTCTTTATGTCCATTTTTAAACTCAGTCACATGATTTGTTTTATAAAATTTTGTTAAGTGCATTCCACATACATTACAAAACTCTTTTGATGAGTCACTTTTCACAAGTGTCGCATCCTTTGGGTTTACTGTTTGGAACATCTCTTGGGCATAAGAAAAACTTAATATAGTTGAAATCAAAATTAATAAAATTTTGTTTTTGTACATATTTATTCCTTTGAATGATTTTATTCATTATATTTATAAATAGTTAATTTTATGTTAAATAAATCTATACTGTTATTTGATTTTTCCCATTCTTTTTTGAGATATAAAGTTTTTTATCTACATTTTTTATTATTGAATCAATAGATTCATTATTTTTTTATCAATATCATAAATTCCAATGCTTAAACTTGTAAAAAATGAAATATTATCATTAAATATAAATTTGTATGATCTTAAATCATGACTAATTTTCAAAGCTACTTTTTTTGCAATATCTGCATTTGCATTTTTTAACAAAATCGCAAATTCATCTCCACCTATTCTAAAACCTATATCTGATGACCTAATATTTTTTTTCACTATTTCACCAAATTTTTCTATAACTTTATCCCCTGTGTAGTGACCATACTTATCATTTATTAATTTAAAGTCATCAATATCAATAAATACAATACTTAAGTAATTATAATCATCATTACTTCTTTGTGATTTTAACTCTTTGTTTAATATCTCTTCAAATAAATCTTTTCTATATAGTTGAGTTAAAGAATCTAATTTCATCTTTTTTATAATATTATTTGCATACTCTACTGTTAGAGTATCTTTCATCATTAAAATTATTTTATAAATATTTAAAAGAGAAGTATATAGTGGTAGAATTTCTGTATATTCATCATTTTCTAAGAAATAAAATAGATTTTGAATATTGATTGATATTCTTCTTTTTAACTCTTCAAAGAACTCTTTTTTTTCATTTGACAAAATCTCAACTGATTCTATCCAATTATAAAATAGCTCATCATTTAAAGTGTTATTAAAAGTACCTTTATTTTCAATATTTTCAATTAGTTTTTTTAGCCATATAAATTTTTTTGATAAAATATCCTGAGGAATAATATTTTCATCGTTAATATTTTGATTAAAGAAGTTTTCAATATCTCTTTTATCCTCTTCAATCATTCTATTTAAATAGCCTTTTGCTGTATAAGAAGACATAATTTTAAAATATTCAAATATCTCTTTTATTAAATGTTCTGTTTTATCATATTTTTGAATATGAAGAAGAAAGTGCTCTTTTAAAATTGATGTTCCCTTCATAAAAAGCTTCAAAAGCTTCATCAATATCACTTGATAGATACTTTAATAAGTTGAATTTTGTCAATATATTCTCTTTTTTTTAATTTTGAAGATTTAGTATATAGTAATAGTATTGTATTTAAAATAGAATAAAAAAAGGTAGAAGTAAGAACTCCTACCTTTTTTGTATAAAATAAAGTATTTAACTACTCAGCAACAGAAACAGTTACAGGAGTTGACTCCCAAATACCGTGTTTAGTACAGTAACCGTGAGCTACTAAGTTTAATTTTTTGCTAGTTGGAATAATAGTAAATGTAGTAGTATTATGAGCTTTAACATTTCCTAAAGTTCCTGGTACATATGTAGCTTTTGCTAATAATGTTTCACCATTAAATAAAGAAACAGACTCAATGTAGTGATCAAAATCATCTGGGTGTGTATATTCGTTACCCATTTTAACAGTTACTTCAAATGGCTCTCCTGCTTTTGCAGTTTCAGCACAGTGAATGAATGGTGAGTGTCTATCAATTAAGTCTTTTTTAGCTTCTCTCTCAACAGTATCAATATCAACGTATTTATTAATTTTTGGCATATTATCTCCTATATAATTATTTTAATGACGGTATTATACTATAATTTTCTTAAAATAAAATAGGACATAATGTATCCTAATTGTAATTTTCAATATTTTCAAAGATGTTCATTAATAGATTTAAACTTCCAACCTCTATTTTTAAGTAGTTTTATAAAGTTAGTTAAATTCTCTTTTTCATTTAATCTATTTACAAAAATAAAATCATGCATAAGTAATATAATTTTGTTTTTACTTTTAGAACGATTATTTTTATCAAATTAGACCTTTATTTGATCATATTAAAATTTCAAGATTTTAATATAGAATATATTTTGTTCTTCTTAGATATAATTGCGACATGAATAAAGAAGACTATTTTATAAAACAATTTTCAAAAAATAAAATCATTGGTGATGATGGCGCTGTTATTGGTAAATATGTTTACTCTCAAGATGCTTTTTTTGAAAATGTTCATTTTAAAAAAGAGTGGATGAGTTTAAAGCAAATTGCATATAAATCAATGATTGTAAATATTTCAGATGCAATTGTAAT
This genomic interval carries:
- a CDS encoding pyrimidine/purine nucleoside phosphorylase; its protein translation is MAEFNNVSIAKAANVLFDGNITSRTIVFPDDSRKTLGIMLPGEYELNTVHKEVMDIQRGTLEVMLPAEDWVKFEGPATFEIPANSKFKLRVHSLVDYCCSFIKNKI
- a CDS encoding nitrous oxide reductase accessory protein NosL; this encodes MYKNKILLILISTILSFSYAQEMFQTVNPKDATLVKSDSSKEFCNVCGMHLTKFYKTNHVTEFKNGHKEQYCSIHCQAKVDEAFKEKIKHVQVVDTNSLELIDAKSAFYVVGSSKKGTMSMVSKYAFLSEKEAKEFQKEFGGEIHNYNEALKIAKDDFKNDDKAINQKRIKVAQKGKKIYESLCKEVSKEFNSIGEAKQYLIDNKVCKNLKPQMQQAVAIYLYNPLLAVDKNKIINVPADAKCPVCGMFVAKYPKWVASINIKEAHTHYFDGVKDMMKFYFNPSKFAHNHSKDEFKDIKVTDYYTLNAISAKEAFYVIGSNIYGPMGEELIPFVSKEKAQKFLNDHFGKKVLKFEEIKESMLY
- a CDS encoding GGDEF domain-containing protein, whose amino-acid sequence is MKGTSILKEHFLLHIQKYDKTEHLIKEIFEYFKIMSSYTAKGYLNRMIEEDKRDIENFFNQNINDENIIPQDILSKKFIWLKKLIENIENKGTFNNTLNDELFYNWIESVEILSNEKKEFFEELKRRISINIQNLFYFLENDEYTEILPLYTSLLNIYKIILMMKDTLTVEYANNIIKKMKLDSLTQLYRKDLFEEILNKELKSQRSNDDYNYLSIVFIDIDDFKLINDKYGHYTGDKVIEKFGEIVKKNIRSSDIGFRIGGDEFAILLKNANADIAKKVALKISHDLRSYKFIFNDNISFFTSLSIGIYDIDKKIMNLLIQ
- a CDS encoding class II SORL domain-containing protein, translated to MPKINKYVDIDTVEREAKKDLIDRHSPFIHCAETAKAGEPFEVTVKMGNEYTHPDDFDHYIESVSLFNGETLLAKATYVPGTLGNVKAHNTTTFTIIPTSKKLNLVAHGYCTKHGIWESTPVTVSVAE